One genomic window of Panicum hallii strain FIL2 chromosome 6, PHallii_v3.1, whole genome shotgun sequence includes the following:
- the LOC112898049 gene encoding uncharacterized protein LOC112898049 produces MTATPPSSPKGGEKKTEKFESAGTSGAKGGDVVIQRVVREVRGGTNYPILTKTNYTNWARLMKVKLRARHLWRAIDVGDADSDDDIEALDVLCSAVPPELVTAITDKDTAKEAWDTIKTLRVGDDPVRKNTAQQLLHEFELTTFKDSESVEDYALRLTGMQASLATLGDVLLESKIMEKMLRSVPPRFKQIVVAIRTLLDTSTLSVADLTGRLKVAEESFEGPPSSLLHDGKLYLMEEEWIARGKQREAENNSSGGAGGSSARRGGRRGRGRGRGGDSGSSSSTGPAKIGKDQCRRYRKTGHWARDCPSRPKKEQAHVIQDEEEASLLLVRSTPLLPVPAAAPSPPSPAVGGSTSALTDPLGGRPEEEPEAATTATLLVATSASPGGARPDPLRAAAAPSGAVTARLAAGSGSQVRLVEHKVLVHLSEEEKNRDTTSWVLDTGATNHMSGARMAFAKLDTVVRGSVSFGDGSILDEAGYKINIDNGVLRIREHSRRLVARVPRRPDRLYVLDLDVARPVCLEARGKEEAWRWHARMGHVNMNALRKLAREEMVHSLPSIEQVDQLCDACLAGMQRRNSFPVVAQYRAERTLEIVHGDLCGPISPATPSGGRYFLLLVDDKSRFMWLSVMSTKDQAAAAIKAFQERTEAESGLKLGVLWTDRGGKFTSVEFAEYCATEGVRWQLTAPYSPQQNGVVERQNGTVVAMARSMLKAKGLPSWFWGEAVNTAVYILNRCPTKSVTGMTPFEA; encoded by the exons ATGACGGCCACTCCACCGTCGTCGCCGAAGGGAGGCGAGAAGAAGACCGAAAAGTTCGAGAGTGCAGGAACGAGCGGAGCCAAGGGTGGCGATGTCGTGATCCAGCGGGTCGTTCGAGAGGTGCGTGGCGGAACTAACTACCCCATCCTCACCAAGACGAACTACACCAACTGGGCGCGGCTGATGAAGGTGAAGCTCAGGGCACGCCACCTCTGGCGGGCGATCGATGTCGGCGACGCTGATTCGGACGACGACATCGAGGCGCTCGACGTGCTCTGCAGCGCCGTGCCACCGGAGTTGGTGACGGCAATCACCGACAAGGACACGGCGAAGGAGGCGTGGGACACCATCAAGACGTTGCGCGTCGGCGACGATCCTGTGAGGAAGAACACCGCGCAACAACTGCTGCATGAGTTCGAACTCACCACATTCAAGGACAGCGAGTCGGTGGAGGACTATGCGCTTCGTCTGACCGGCATGCAGGCTTCCCTCGCAACCCTCGGCGATGTGTTGTTGGAGAGCAAGATCATGGAGAAGATGCTGCGGAGTGTACCACCGCGGTTCAAGCAGATCGTGGTCGCGATCCGGACGCTCCTCGACACATCCACGCTCTCCGTGGCAGACCTGACCGGGCGACTCaaggtggcggaggagtcgtTCGAGGGACCGCCATCTTCGCTGCTCCACGACGGCAAGCTGTACCTCATGGAGGAGGAGTGGATCGCGCGTGGGAAGCAGCGGGAGGCCGAGAACAACTCCAGCGGCGGTGCGGGCGGGAGCTCTGCACGCCGGGGAGGAAGGCGTGGACGCGGaagaggccgcggcggcgattCCGGGTCGTCCTCATCAACTGGGCCGGCCAAGATCGGGAAAGATCAGTGCCGGCGATACAGGAAGACCGGCCACTGGGCCCGAGATTGCCCATCTCGGCCCAAGAAGGAGCAGGCCCACGTCATCCAAGATGAGGAGGAGGCCTCGTTGCTTCTGGTGAGGTCAACACCGCTTCTCCCCGTCCCCGCTGCAGCTCCGTctccgccgtcgccggcggTCGGCGGCTCAACATCAGCGCTGACTGATCCCTTGGGCGGGAGGCCCGAGGAGGAACCCGAAGCGGCGACCACGGCGACTCTCCTGGTTGCGACATCGGCATCACCAGGAGGAGCTCGCCCAGATCCActtcgggcggcggccgcgccatCCGGTGCGGTGACGGCGAGGTTGGCCGCGGGATCCGGCTCTCAGGTGCGGCTCGTCGAGCACAAGGTGCTCGTGCACCTCAGTGAGGAGGAGAAGAACCGCGACACAACGTCGTGGGTGCTCGACACCGGGGCGACGAATCACATGTCGGGCGCTCGGATGGCGTTCGCGAAGTTGGACACGGTGGTGCGCGGGTCCGTGAGCTTTGGAGACGGCTCGATA CTGGACGAGGCGGGGTACAAGATCAACATCGACAACGGTGTCCTGAGGATCCGTGAGCATAGCCGGAGGCTAGTGGCGCGGGTGCCGCGCAGGCCGGACCGGCTGTACGTGCTCGACCTCGACGTTGCACGACCGGTGTGCCTCGAGGCCCGTGGCAAGGAGGAGGCTTGGCGCTGGCACGCACGGATGGGCCACGTCAACATGAACGCGCTACGGAAGCTGGCGCGGGAGGAGATGGTGCACAGCCTGCCATCGATCGAGCAGGTGGACCAGCTGTGCGACGCTTGTCTCGCCGGCATGCAGCGGCGGAACTCGTTCCCGGTGGTGGCGCAGTACCGGGCCGAGCGCACACTAGAGATTGTGCACGGTGACTTATGCGGGCCCATCTCGCCGGCGACACCGAGCGGCGGCAGGTACTTCCTGCTGCTGGTGGACGACAAGAGCCGGTTCATGTGGCTGTCGGTGATGTCGACGAAGGATCAGGCGGCCGCGGCAATCAAGGCGTTCCAGGAACGTACAGAGGCGGAGTCAGGCCTGAAGCTGGGGGTGCTCTGGACCGATCGGGGTGGCAAATTCACCTCGGTTGAGTTCGCGGAGTACTGTGCAACTGAAGGGGTGCGATGGCAGCTCACTGCTCCCTACAGCCCGCAGCAAAATGGTGTCGTCGAGCGGCAAAATGGCACGGTGGTGGCGATGGCCCGGAGCATGCTCAAGGCGAAGGGGTTGCCGAGCTGGTTTTGGGGTGAGGCGGTGAACACCGCGGTCTACATTCTGAACCGGTGCCCGACCAAGAGCGTGACGGGCATGACGCCGTTCGAAGCTTGA